CCTTTTccagcttccccccgcccccccaatcaTGAGGGCTATACATTTTTTGTATTTTACAAAAGCTGACATTTTGATGTAATCACTAGTTTGCAGGAGATGGGATTTTAAAACACCAAATGTCActagacttgtgataaaatcacaagagctggcacCATTTATGCCTTTATATAAGCTTATAACACTTTATTCTATGTCATTTTTCATTCAAGGGAGATAAACATGCCCATTATGCTCTTCTAACCCAGAGATATTCACTGTCAGCTGCtaattatgtttgcttttctttaagGAGACAAAACTTAAGTCACTCTTCTTTGCTTGAAAAGTTCATCAACATGCCAAAGTGTCAGTGAGAGAAATGTGGCTTTATGTTAATGGAGTGAGCTGTATAATAGCACCTCTGACTTCAGATCACAAAAGTGAGGGTTCACGTTCTTTTTGTACTGCAGCGGTTTGGTAAAATGTTaagcttcccgcagctcccattggctgggaacagtgaaccgtggccacagggagttgaggggctccatgcctgtgaatgctccaggtaaacaaaacaacaatgtattagatattcaattcaatgattccatagaatttaaaatcatcaaattttggtgtagacccgtttataagccgacccccgctctttgatgtgttccttttttaccaaaaatattcggcttatgaatgagtatatatatTCTATAGAGGCAGGGATCGCTCTCACACATGAATACAGAAGGGCCTACAATAGGGGCaggaggaattaaaaaaaaaattatgtctgAAGAAAGCCTAAGCATTTGGCTTTCTTTTAAAACATGGAAAACTTCTGTGACAAATATTCTACTGAAAATATTGTTAGTGAAAAGCAACTTTACTAAATACAAGAAAGCAGCTgttaaattacattttatttgtaCATGTTTTAAGCAAAGACTTTTTTAAAGACAGTTTATAATTTGAGTATCCTCTTCAGTTTCCAGGCCAATGTGTTTAAAAATAGGATATCCAGGCAATTTTTTGTTGTCTTCAATCAAAGTCTACCCTCCTGCTTTGTTTTACAGTTGAATGAATTTTTTTCTGTCGCAGTCGTTCACGATTCATTTTTTGCACCCTAAGAACAGAGAAAAAGTGCCTTAAACAGCCTAGCCctagaaacatttaaaaacaacagtTATTCCACACTTGTCTTATGATAACACACACACGTTACTAGGTGCTGTCCATGCATGCagggagacaatccctgccctttGGATGTTGTAATCTAAGTAAATTGCTGAACTATAATGAATTATTCATGCTAGGGTAGGAGTAGAAAAATCTCATGTCTCGGAGTGTAAGTTGATCATCACAGAGGCCAGGAAGGAATTCCAGCCCTTCTCACCCCAAAACAACATTACACAGTTGGCCATAGGGATCTTTCACCttcctttagagcagtggttctgaacctgtgggctgcttgtggcccagtcagcacacagctgctgcCCACTGACATCCTCAGTGCTATACAAATAGTATATATactgtgtggatgtggcccatatAACACATAGAAAGCTGCATGGGTGGCCTGCcgcaatggtaaataggttgagaaccattgctctagTCACTTGTAGAATGTGGATACCAGATTTGATGGACCAGAGGTCTGATCAggtataaaaaaaattattacagTGGCTAGCACAGAATAAAGTTGCATTAAAACACTCCAGGTCCAGAAGTGATACAACAGTGCAAGTTACTTTGAATGGTGTAGCTAGAGCAGCCCTGCCTGATCCATTGGCTCCCTGTTGCAGCTCTGCTACAGTCCCTCCTAGCATCACGGTAGCcatccctgggcagggctggctatCTTTAAACCACCTGCAAATTCCAATTGGATTGTGTAACTGGATTCTGTCTGGATAATCCAAATCTAGTTGAAGTGGAGCCCTGTTTTTGTTTGATACCTGGCTATGAGGAGCTGGGAATTCTCCTTTGATACCACACTGGATTTCTGAGTGGCCTCCTTAATCATGTTTCTGATTTTTTCCAAGCAGTCTGCCAGATTCTTCATTTGGTAGCGACTCACTTCAGAGTTTATGATCAGCTcgccagatttatttattttattcttgtGCTGGGGAGGAAAAGAGGTAAAATATTTGACCATGAACACTGTTACAAACGTATCATTTCCTGGCATAGAagctgtgacagatatggcaattttcCACAAAACCTTTGGGAAAtctattgaattaagtttaaatagCTTTGAAATCCATTGTATTATAAATACAAAATGTATGTATTATTGTGGCATTATAACTTCTTTAGGGGGCAGATGTGGCCAACATAAGACCCaggaagtgttatgagcttcaaaggactattttaaacaatgtgccagacaagaaggaACTTTTGGGTCATAGTTAAGTGGGTTTCCTAGGAAATAATGGTGCAGAGAGGAATGCAAATTCCAACCTCTGGACCCAACATTTTGAagctgagccctgaggagagaaCCATAATCTGACGCATTACCTATGCATGGTCTCTGAAGAtgacagaatatcagggttggaagggacctcaggaggtcatctagtccaactccctgctcaaagcaggaccaatccccagacagatttttaccccaattccctaaatggccccctcaaggactgaactcacaaccctgggtttagcaggccaatgctcaaaccactgtatAAAGGAAAGGCTAACCTATGCATACGTCCTAGGTCTGAGCTAACTGTTATAAATTCGTAACCACAGAAAACCCCCTTGGGGGTTTGAAGGTCTGATCAcgggaaggggaaggaaaaggTTGACAGTTACCATCACTGCTATTTTCTGCCTCACATCTTCTGCAATCCAATCAGCTGATGCCAAATGGAATCTAACTTCTGCCTTACTATTCACTGTGAGTGAAAGAAAGAAGGGAATGTTTAATTCATCTCATGCAATTCACATTCAAAAGCAGCTGGTGATTAGATTGCCATGATTATTCTAATTTGAATGCGCAGCAGGATTACAGCAGTTTCTTCTTTTTACATCCTTTTTCTGCTCTTCTTGGTGCCACGGTTAAAGAAAAACTCTACCTAGCTGTTTATATGGACCTAATCATACTATCTGATCACCAGGGCATTATCAAATAGAATCTAACTGCTACTTCCAATTACAAAGACTAAATCACTtaatacttattttaaaaatatttttttatcctgatatttacctttttaaaaaaagtttcccaCCATAAGTTGTTAGTAATACCTTAGTTAACTGGAagttggtgtgtttttttttatctgGTTTTAAAAATTCTGATTACTTTTTGCATGTTTCTCAGCTTGTAACATGAAAACAGActagttagtttcactttcaggttctcaTGCATTGCAGTGTTGCACAATTCAAGTTGCAAACACTGCAGAGACCtgtttttgtttaaacaaaattatttctattggaataaaaataaaattattaaacATTTCTCCTGGTCTTAAGTTTTGCGATGACTTCTTTTTACAACACAAATTTTGGGTTAAGTTTGGCAGGCTTAAATGTCCCTTTGAATGTCTTAACTATAATGAAAAATGAGCAACAATCAGAAGGCCAATCTCAAATTTGATTAGGATATTTAAAAAGCATTAGCAATCCAAGTTTTCAAGTTGTTGTACagtctatatatttttaaatccacAGAATATTTTTTGTACCTTTATTAACATTCTGGCCTCCGGGTCCACTGCTCCGGCAATAGGATATGGACAGACAATCTAAGAAGACAAGAACGCAGAAGTACTTAATCCCACAGCCAGATCTACAACTAATCACACAGTAAGAAACAGAGAAAAGAAATGATCTAAATCAGTGTCTCTGAACCTTTCCAAGCTACTGTCCCCTtgcaagagtctgatttgtcttgcgtccagtttcacctcatttaaactacttgcttataaaatcagacataaaaatacaagcatCACAGCACACTACTACTGGAAAATTGCTGACtgtctcatttttactatataattataaaataaatcaattggaatataaatcttgtacttacatttcagtgtataatatatagagcagtataaacaaatcattgtccgtatgaaattttagtttgtactgacttcactagccCTTTTTAtctagcttgttgtaaaactaggcaaatatctagatgagttgatgtacccctggaagacctctgcgcaCCCCCaagggtatgcatacccctggttgagacccACTTAAAtgatgtggggatgggggagagaatgCAAGCTGAAAGTTGAGATGGCCAACTCAGAATCCATATTGACTATCTCTGGTAGAGTTAAGACAGCTCCTCAAATGGAAAGGTAGCTACAACAAATACGATCCTCTGAGGTATTTAATATTTCTATGTATAAACCCACCGTTTTGTTACAAGGAAACATGCTTACAGATTATCtaatcagggcctgatccaaaccctgctgaagtcagtggaatgactACTAGTGGAGTGGGTTTTGGACCAGTACTTTACTGCCTTAATCCCCAAAACGAGAGTTAAAAAATTCCACCTTATCCCGCCCCACCAAAATACTTTTCTTGCTCAGGTTCAGAAAGGCTTTAACCATTATAGGCAAGATTTTCAGTCTCGTTGCTTTATATTAAATACTGAACTGCCTTATCCAAGTCATTCTaaattttaattgcccttctgcATTACATTTCTTCCACCTATCCCATTTTCTATCATCAAATATCATAATCATCATCTAGACTCTCTTCCAGCTCTTAGAGTGTACAAAACAAATTCAGGATTAATTCAGTTTCTCGTCAGGTTCCTCCACCCTCTTCTTTCAGTCATCAACACATCTTGTACACAAAACTTATTCTATGATCAATTCCTTATGTTTATGGGTAACATTGCAATGCTAATGGAAGCTGTAGAAATTAATACTTTGCTAATGACTTACTACTTTGCTTTTTGTTGTTTCTGTGCAGGTAACTGAAATCCTTTAGATTATTTTGATTGATTTACTGGCAATAAAACCCCACTGAAAGCAACTTGGACAAAGAAAAGGCATTTGTCTTGTATGCTAGACTTACCCATAGGAATATCAGGAGAGGTTTGTCTTGTCCCATcctataaaatacacacacacacaatgaagcAACTGCCATTTGATGCTACAGAAGGCATTTTTGCAACAAAGTCAGTCTCCAGAGCAGTttagaagaaaaaataattacagAAGCTATTGCTACATAACTACTCTCTCTATCTTTCAGAAAATGACGTGTTCAAAATTGCCTTGTGAAAACATCCCTGTAATCAGTTTTATATCATGGACTAGAACCATTCTTTTATCTGGTGTATGCATCTGAGAGTGGGTTGCTGCAGTGGCCTGGTTTATAATTCTCATTTTTGCACCTTTCACCTGTGGTGTCCATGTTGGGTATTTTCCTCTTTCCCTTGTAAACAGATTAGCTCATGTGTTGTCTTATACAATCCTGCTCTACAGGCTCTTTTCACACAAGCTGTTTTTATTGTCTATTTTAGGCATTTGTAATATGCCATCCAGACATTCCATACATGTTGTCCTAGTACAGCCTTACCTTACCCCCTTACTGCTCTCCCTTTTTCCATAATTACACTACATGTCACTTGGCGGTTTTCAACTTCCCACGGGAGATTGACATCTCTGCCATGACAGACATCACAACCAAGGATGCTGTTACTCTTTTTATCTTAGGCCTCGTCTACATTaccgctttacagcactgcaactttcttgctcgggggtgtgaaaaaacacccccctgagggctgcaagtttcagcgctgtaaagtggcagtgcagacagtgctcccagcgctggtagctactcttctcgtggaggtgggttttttacagcTGGTGCCATGTCAAAGCGCtgaagacatacccttggagTCTCCTGGTTTTTGTGTTGAGGTTCTGCTCCCTGTAAAGCCCAGCACCCAGGACAGAAACAGGTCCTCAAAGTAACTTCTACGGCCAAGAGACATCACATGAGGCTGTGTTGCAAGGCTGTTTCTCTAGCACAGGTTAATGTCATGGGGCAATGGACCACAGGGAGGATTCTGAAACCACCCCACAGGCATGACATAGCCACTACAGGGGGGTTTCTTTTGAATGAAACAAGAGGCAACAACAGATGCACATAACTTGCCATCAGCTATTATTTGCTGCCCCTAGGCTCCCCCATTGCACTCAAGCCACGCCCATGATCTTTTATTACTATCAGGCCCCGCCCAGTGCAGTCTGCCCGTCCTTCTGGCCCCGCCCACTTCTATCAGGTCCCACCCACTGCACTCAAGCCACGCCCCTGCCTCGACGTTCTGCCTTGTCCCCTCCCCACGCACTTGGGTCCCCTCCGCCGCGTCGCTTCTGTTCTGCTCCGGATAGAGCCTGTCCAGGGCGTATTCGCTCCGGAACTCGGAGCTGGGGGCGGCGCCGGCGGCGGCTCGGTGTAGGATGCCTCGGAGGGTCCGGGCGGGGAGTAGCACCGGCCTCGCCCAGCAAAGGCCCCGCAACACGCGCGCCGCCATCTTGGGTCCTCTGCGTGCACCGCCTTAGGTGTCCGCCGCCTGGGCGGGAAACAGCGACTGCGCTGCGGGGGTTCCGGGGCAAGTTCCCCCGGCCCGTGCTGCTGTGAGTGCAGGCGGGGCTGCGGACACCAGGGGCGCCCACGCCGCGTGGCTCCTGCAGGATGACGTGGCGTGGGCCCAGCACTCCCAAGAGGCCTGGTTGCGTGGGGCTGTCccgctctgaccccccccaccaataaccaagcccctgccccacgcctccccacctgcccccacacagGGGGTTGCAGCGTCACTcgctcaaatttggcccagctgtgTCCTGCCCTCTCTCCCACCCCTAGTCGGGGAGGCTGGGTCAAAACTGAGCAACACCGTGCCCCAGGACCAGCTTGCGACACGCGCAGGTCCAGCCGGGCCCTGGACCTGGGGTAGGAGCCACCACAGAGGGGTGAGTGCAGGCAGCCTTGCTCTGCAACCACCCTTGCTCCCCACTCCTTGGGGGCAGGACTCAACCCTGCTGcaacctccctctccccaggggcAGACATGGCCTCCCACCCTCCTGGGGACAGGACCCatcctgctttaaccactggaaTTGTTGGGAGGGATGTGGAATGGCGGTGGGGTTGCATGGTCAAGCAGAGGTgtcctagattccaaggctagaagggatccTTGTGATGATCTGGGTCAGGGGTcatcaaactgggggtcaggacccctcagggagttgtgagcttattacatgaggggtcatgagctgccaacctccatcccagaGTGCCAAACTCTGcttctccagcatttataatagtgttaaatatataaaaaaagagtttttaatttatagggtgGGGGttccactcagaggcttgctgtgtgaatgggggtcaccagtacaaaagtttgagagccactgatctaggaTGACTGTTTAACACAGGCCAGATAATGTTCCCTAATTTCCTTTGGGCAGTGGAGTGACACATGGTGGTGCTGTGTGGCTCTGATAATGTTGCATATTGTGGGGTGCGCTAATGTCTTGGCTTTGTGTGCAGATGTTACCTAGCCCTGTATTTCTGTTTTGGCaatcccaagtgttcaaaaatcatgagtacTCTTCTCCCCCTCTCAAATCATaagattgatttaaaaataatgagattgaaGTTAAAAGCATTTGGAATTCTTTATTTGCATTCTGGCTTTTGCATGGTTAGGGTTCATgtgttcaagcttttctttgcaatcatgatggctagaaactttttaaaaaatgaaagctgagattctgatgtaTTTCCATGACTCCAGGCCCTAGGGCCTTAACAAAAACATCAAGTATATTAAGACTTGCATAAAATCGTGAGAGTTGGTAACATTGGTATTTTACATAATACCCCCCCAGTCCCAACAGCATATGCTAACGTTACTACAGTATCTGGGCCAATCCCTATAAAATCCCagagtattttctttttgtaagaATGAGAGGGTGCATATCACAAGTAGTTATCTGTCTCCACCCCCTCTTTAATGATTACATATAGTAATAATGAAGTGTTTTCTGGGCACCTGGACTTCTCCAATAGACCAGAGATAAGGCCTAGTCCTGTGAGATTCTAAGAGCCTtatgcaaagtgctgagcaccctccattTCCCTTGAAATAGGAACTTTATTACTTGACAGAGACAGGCAGGAGTCACTGCTTCTGGCAGTAGGGTAATGGGCAAAGTGGGGACAGTACTGCCAGAGCCTCTTACGTTTTGGCAGGAGTACAAATGGTATTAGAGATAAGAAGTCAAAATGGCTGTGGCGGGAGGCTACTCTGCATGTGTAGGTGCTGCGTTACAGGGATCTGAGCTTGGATCTCTGGTAGTCGCTGCCGAGGCAGCATGCTCAGCATCTTGGGAAAGGAGTTAAATGTTTTATGTCCTGCTACGTCTGACACTAAGCAGTGCTGATGGGCCATGGAGGGCACTGCGTTTTAATCTGATCTGTGTAGTACCATGGCAACGCACATTGTTTGGGAATGGAGACCCTGGGGACTTCTGCTCTGATATttgaatgctttaaaaaaaaaaagtcagtcatCAGAGCCAAGTCATGCCATCTGGTGACCTTAATTTCAAGCAACAAGCAGGTAAATGTTTTATGATTTGTAGCCGAAGGGATGGAGAAGAAATAGTTGTAGCAGGAGGATTCACTTTGCCAACTGTTGTTAAACCTGTCCGCATTATTGTCTCACTGGCTGTACATGCCAAGAGGACATCAGAACGAAGGTGACTGAAATGACCCAACTGAACCCAAACTTTGAATGAAGAGACCTTTCCTCTTTTTCCACCTTCTGTCAGTTGAGAGCCCTGCCACAAGAATCCTGTGTGAAGCAGAGAGGATATTGGGTTACAACCAGCACCCTTTCACCTTTCTCTTGTTTAGGGGAAGGGTATGGATGAGAGATGTGCATGTAGAGGTGGTTTGGATAAGACTTGACTTTGATGTCACTCAAACAGAACCAGGCTTTTAAGGCTTAATGAAGCATGGAGAATTAAAATCACCAATGTTGGGGCTTGTTTTTAAAGCAGGTTCATTCCATCTGGTGACATATGTTATTGTGGAGCAGGGGCTGTACGAAACCATCTCATAATTTGTGATGGTGGGGTGATGCGCCTAAGCATGTGTTCACACCTTGCACAGTGATCCTAGCAGATTTCACAAGCCAGTTGGGCTGGGCCAGGTCCATACTTGGATGGGAAACTTCCATAGAAACCATAGGTGCTACAAGAAATGTTGCAGGTGACTCTGTAGATGGCATTCTTCTCTCTGATGTCTCAGTTCTGGAAAGCAATTAAGCTTTGCTTAAGGAAATCCATTCCTATTCCTGATTGCGGAGGCTTTTCTGATTTGGGACTTGAATTGGAACCAACTCATTGCCCCAGAGTGGTGCCgatggagctgggctgggtgTAAGTGCTGTCTTTCAAACACAAAGTAAAACTGAGTTTTAgaccacttgtggtcattaaagattctCACACGCCTATTCTGATGAACCTAGGTTTtctggccaaattctgatcttgcTGCTCTAAATTTCCCCTGCAATTGCAACTGGGTACAGTTTGttattcacttcctgtcctaaactgtttaAGGGTGTTTCTGTGTGGTGTTACACAGATGTCACCTTCCATTAGACAGCTGTCTACATTTCCATGGTGGGTAAAACGATCATTATAGCTTCTTGACCTACCTCTTAATAGTGTTGGGAtgcttaattaatatttgtaaagcactttgagaccctTGAATACAAGATTCTGTCGAAGTGCAAAAATGCTTATTTTGTCCTTTTCGTAGGGATGCAGTTCACTGGAACcctcatttaaaacaaacaaacttactCCCTCCCCGAACTGACTGTGAATCACAAGTCTCTCTGTGTGTACGGCCACTAATATTTTTGGATGCAGAAAGGATGCTCTCAGCACTTTTCTGTACAAGCAGCTGATATATTGCAGCTGTTCCTTTGTTAAGCCAAGTGTTAATACCTTGTCACTTGCATGAATAGTTTTTCTGGAtcctgtttttaaattaaaaaaaaaaatctgcctttgAGTTGCGTATTCAGAATTTTGCAAGTTAACGGACTGTGGTAATTGGTAAGGCGGTGCATTTTCATGATGTGGTTGGTGATGATAACCCAAATACATGAAATGTATGTTCTATAAATAACTGTAGCTGTATATTCACTCTGCTGCATTCTCTCCGACTTCTCCTAAGGAGCCTAAAGCATTTTCTTGCCCTACATCATGCCAGAAATCAAAGAAACAGCACTACCTGATATTCTTGGAATCAGAAACAGCCACAAAGAAAGTTTCAGCTTTCAGAATACCCGGGTTTCTTTTTATTTAGGAAGagaataaagcatttttaaatatatttatctgaTGTACACTTAAACTGAGATGCTGGTTCATAGTTTACAGTGTTTGAAAGTGATAGTGATCCCCTTCACACTGATGCAACAAACAGATGACTTTAGAACAGACAAAGGTTCAAAAGTCCCCTAGTATAAAGATTTAGGTAAAGGAACATTAATAATCAACACACCAAGTATCATGACAGTGGCAACAAAGAGCATGGTGAATTCTCTGAAAAAATCTACTTAacgcttacttttttttttttttaaacaattgctttccattataaataaataaggcATGAAGGTTCTCCATACGGTTACCAGACTGGTAGCCACAATCATGTGTATGGCTCCTAATACTTCTGAGTTTGGGGCCACTGGCCATCTGAAAATGTCAAGGGTGCAAGAGAGAAGCTTttggcattgggcaggaagggggagggtatttgcagaactgggcccctCTGGCAGGCCAATCTAAGAGGCAGCAGTGGTGATGGTTTGGAGGTTGCACCTTTGCAAACTGCCATGAAGGCAGCTTTTTGAAAAGAAAGGACAGagggactgatcctgcaaagtgctgagcaccctcaatcctcactaatttcagtgggagcgGAGGGCGGTTGGCTTCTCACGGGGTCAGGTCCTGAATTGGAGAATAagacaatggggggggggggagaaaattaGATACATTATGCTAAAAAATAACCAAaagacagattctgatctcatttataccagtgtaactccagaAAAACAGACTTTGGGATTtaagctggtgtaaatgaaatcAGAGTCCAGCCCAAAGTTTCCTTAAGTGCATGTTGAATACTGTTCAGTAATTTATAACGTCAGTAACTTATACCAACTGTCAGGATCCTCCCCTACAGCTGAGTGCTCTGGATCTGTATCTGAAGCTCTAGTGAAATGCTGTTTATCTGCATATATTCATGAGCTCTGCAAGATGCCACATACAAATGTCTGACCAAACAAGGCCCACTCTTGGTTTCTGAGAAACGGATACTGGTGATTCCTGAGATTGGGGAGGCCTGTGAAGAGAGTAGAGAGATTCTGATGCTGGCAAATTAATTTGGAATATTTAAAACTCCATGGCAGGTGACAACCTTTGGAAAAGGCAGCTCAGCCACGTTGGATTATTGTCAGCAGAAAACTCTCTGTCAGCTCAGTCAGGAATATTAACAGTGAAGGTCTGGGGACAGTGTGATAAATACTGTTGTTGGTAATCACTGCTCTTAACACTTTAAGAATGTGGTGCTTTGTTGTTATCCCTCCACGGGTGAGTCACTGCTAATCTGTCTTTGCAAACCAGACAAGTCATATTTTAAGAGCTTGCTAGGAGGGGCAATGGTGATCTCTTGAATAGCAAGGCACAGAGGACCAATACCCAAACCTAGAGATGAGGGGTATCTCTCTGAACCAGTAACAGTACTTCTTGTTTGGCTTCTGGGAAAGCCCTGGTCATCAGTTTCAACCATTAGATGAATTCAACCAGACTGTGATTCACCTAGAGTGTAAAAGAAAGATATCCTATATGCTTAAAGTCCTAAGACTGACTCATCCGGGGAGGCTGATGAAGACATAACAGTAACCAGTTCTACATTTCTCTTCAAGTTTTTCCAGTTGCAATGAGTTTGCATTGTAAATCTCTGAAAAACCTGGCTGATAAGAGAATGGCTTAAATAGGAAGAACATACGGCCCTTTGTGGAACAGAAAGGTCAAACTAAAGTGTATCAGGTACAACTGTGGGTCCTTTGCAGTaaaccaaagagagagagaagggctgagtGTTTTGAAGCAGTCTCTGGAAGTTCTGATGGCTTTTTTGTAACACTGCACCCATGCCATTCCAGGACACTGCAGGAGATCCAAGCTTTTGCCTGCAGATAATCAAACACAGTAGCTGGAAGAGAAGCTGAAAGGGTGGGTAGTTGGTTGGTTTCCGGTGTTTGTGATTTCTGGCTGCTTTAGCAATACATGCAGGAATTCATTGTAAAGTTTCTGAAACAATCTAGAACTACAATATACAGCTTTTCCAGCAGGTTCAGAAACCCTGGCAGCTGGGTTCACTTGGAGCACTAACTTACAAAAGTGACTTGAGTCTTCATGGCACTTTCTTGCCCTTGAGCCATGTAGGCCCCCTTCCTATACAAGAAAACAAAGTGAGAGGCTTCCAGGCAGCAAAGCTGCTCAATATTTCCTGGAGCAAAAGAGAAGAGCTGGTTGCTGAGGTTGCATGTGGGAGCAAAAGAAATACCATGGCGGTGGGATTCATTTGCTAGACTTGTTTTTCACCTTGGTGGCATTGATGTCGGCTTTCGTCTTCTGGATGCGTGAGAAGATCTCCTTGAAAAGGGCCTTGTATTCTGGCTGACTCTGCTCCAGCCGCTTGTCCACAGCCTCCACGTGTTTGCTAAGGCTCTTCTCTATTGTCTTCCGCTCTTCCAGCTCGTGACCCTCTCCCCGGAAGTCCCTGAAGGAGCTGTCACGAGAGATAGGACGGGAGGTCTGGACTCCAGTGTGGCGCACGCTGTCCTTGTGCTGCCGACATTTGCTAAGGAGCTCTTCGTACTTCTCCAGCAGGGCGTGGTACTGCTCGTCCACCTCCCTCAGGATTGACATGCCCCGCTTGCGCACATTGTTGGCGTGCAGTGTGTAGTTGCCTTCATGCCGGCTCACAGCGTCCTTGGCCACGATGGCATTGAGGGCGGTGTCACTGCAGCTTTTCCGGACGGGGTGATTTGGGGACGCTGTCATGGATGCACTGTGAGTTTTACTCCCGTCTTCCTCTGAGAGGTCGATGTAATCTGCTTCAGGGGCATTGTTTAATGGCTCCAGAAGTGCTTCAGACAGGTTGTCTTCTCTGCTAAGAAGATACTTCTTGACTTGTTTCATCTGCTGTAGCtccaggagctcagcctccaACTCCTTGATGCGCAGTTTGCAGC
The sequence above is a segment of the Mauremys mutica isolate MM-2020 ecotype Southern chromosome 12, ASM2049712v1, whole genome shotgun sequence genome. Coding sequences within it:
- the MRPL58 gene encoding peptidyl-tRNA hydrolase ICT1, mitochondrial, whose translation is MAARVLRGLCWARPVLLPARTLRGILHRAAAGAAPSSEFRSEYALDRLYPEQNRSDAAEGTQDGTRQTSPDIPMDCLSISYCRSSGPGGQNVNKVNSKAEVRFHLASADWIAEDVRQKIAVMHKNKINKSGELIINSEVSRYQMKNLADCLEKIRNMIKEATQKSSVVSKENSQLLIARVQKMNRERLRQKKIHSTVKQSRRVDFD